From Erwinia pyri, a single genomic window includes:
- a CDS encoding lactonase family protein yields MTFAYVGCRTSAWRGARGKGIEVYRVMPSGEWLHLQSVDSVQENPSWLTLDPTRNRLYVLHGDGDVVAVFDRDPATGLLSLRSEQSTGPHPLHPDLDPVRRNNPVSAVLTPDQSVLLIANHEGGNIAALAITEQGLLPPSLVAEVPGHPQGAGLPLSLSRPHEVVFAPESHFFAVPVQGRAAGNGIDMLRLYRWQRGECHLIDEVQLAAGSWPRHVDFHPRGHWLYAISELSSTLTVFEVEPDYGRLTLKQTLSALPESYSDRSDASEIEVHPGGKFLYAANRGHDSIGVFAIDQLTGTLSPVGWVPCGGKTPRFTTLSPDGRQFFSANEESDNIQMFYVDVESGMLHKSDIVIETASPTCICFASAG; encoded by the coding sequence ATGACATTTGCCTATGTGGGTTGCCGGACTTCTGCGTGGCGTGGCGCAAGGGGAAAAGGAATTGAGGTCTATCGTGTAATGCCTTCAGGGGAATGGCTCCATCTGCAATCTGTTGACTCTGTTCAGGAGAACCCCTCCTGGCTCACACTCGATCCCACCCGCAATCGTCTCTATGTGCTTCATGGCGATGGTGATGTGGTTGCCGTTTTTGATCGCGACCCTGCCACCGGCCTGCTTAGTTTGCGCAGTGAGCAGTCTACCGGCCCTCACCCACTGCACCCTGACCTGGATCCTGTGCGACGTAATAATCCAGTGAGTGCGGTATTAACCCCTGACCAGAGCGTGTTGCTGATTGCCAATCATGAAGGCGGTAATATTGCGGCGCTTGCCATCACTGAGCAGGGATTACTGCCGCCTTCTCTCGTAGCTGAGGTGCCAGGACATCCGCAAGGCGCCGGTTTGCCTCTCTCGCTTTCCCGTCCTCATGAGGTTGTTTTCGCACCCGAAAGCCATTTTTTTGCAGTGCCTGTACAGGGGCGTGCGGCGGGTAACGGGATCGATATGCTCCGTCTTTATCGCTGGCAACGGGGAGAATGCCACTTGATCGATGAAGTGCAGCTGGCAGCTGGCAGCTGGCCCCGTCATGTCGATTTTCATCCGCGCGGACATTGGCTGTATGCCATCAGTGAGCTGAGCAGTACCCTGACGGTATTTGAAGTCGAGCCCGATTACGGCAGGCTGACTTTAAAACAAACTCTCAGCGCATTACCAGAAAGCTATAGTGACCGCAGTGACGCCAGTGAAATAGAAGTGCATCCTGGCGGCAAATTTTTATACGCAGCCAACCGCGGCCATGACAGTATTGGTGTGTTCGCTATAGATCAATTAACAGGCACATTAAGCCCCGTTGGCTGGGTGCCGTGCGGCGGTAAAACACCTCGCTTTACTACTCTCTCGCCAGATGGCCGGCAGTTTTTCAGCGCTAACGAAGAGTCTGATAATATCCAGATGTTCTACGTAGATGTCGAAAGCGGAATGTTGCATAAAAGCGATATTGTCATCGAAACCGCCAGCCCTACCTGCATCTGCTTCGCTAGCGCAGGCTAA
- the phbB gene encoding acetoacetyl-CoA reductase, which yields MTQRIAYVTSGMGSLGTAICRRLGKDGFKVIAGCGPNSKRKQSWLDDNKKLGFDFIASEGNVADWQSTVEAFDKIRREIGEVDVLINNAGTARNALFRDMHPQEWQAVIDTNMNSLFNVTRQVIDGMMSRGWGRIINISSLNAQIGTVGQVNYSTAKYAVRGFTRALAREVSARGVTVNTVSPGYLATSKLKTVTPVQVIDKIVQEIPVRRLGSPQEIASICAWLASDESGYATGANFSVNGGMHMS from the coding sequence ATGACCCAACGTATCGCGTATGTCACTTCAGGGATGGGGAGTCTGGGAACAGCAATTTGCCGTCGCCTGGGAAAAGATGGTTTTAAAGTTATCGCTGGTTGTGGGCCGAATTCAAAACGTAAACAATCCTGGCTGGATGATAATAAAAAGCTCGGCTTTGATTTTATCGCTTCTGAAGGAAACGTGGCCGACTGGCAGTCAACGGTTGAGGCTTTTGATAAGATCCGCCGTGAAATTGGCGAAGTAGATGTCCTTATTAATAATGCCGGAACAGCACGGAATGCATTATTTCGGGATATGCACCCTCAGGAGTGGCAGGCAGTTATTGATACCAATATGAACTCATTGTTTAACGTTACGCGTCAGGTTATTGATGGAATGATGTCGCGTGGATGGGGGCGTATTATTAATATTTCCTCACTGAATGCGCAGATTGGTACAGTAGGGCAAGTGAATTACTCAACCGCAAAATATGCGGTACGCGGTTTTACACGGGCCCTTGCACGTGAGGTGTCGGCGCGTGGCGTAACAGTAAATACCGTGTCACCCGGCTATCTTGCCACCAGTAAGCTGAAAACAGTCACGCCCGTACAGGTTATTGACAAAATCGTACAGGAAATTCCAGTACGACGTTTGGGCTCACCGCAAGAAATTGCTTCGATATGTGCATGGCTGGCGTCCGATGAATCAGGGTATGCAACCGGCGCGAATTTCTCAGTCAACGGCGGCATGCACATGAGTTAA
- a CDS encoding CitMHS family transporter encodes MLSILGYGMIVVFMILIMTKKLSALVALILIPIIFALIGGFGSEMGDMMIDRLKKVAPTAIMVIFAILYFSTMFDTGLFDPIIRFFLRIINGDPVKAVMCTAVLAAMVSLDGDGSTTYMICVTAMLPLFKRIRLDPLALTCVVFLSGSITNLLPWGGPVARVAASLKVESADVFVPLIPSMLCGFVGVLVLSWYIGIRERSRLGKLSIQNNRQSPALEEDAESYLPAINEVNEELRRPKLFWLNAGLTLVLMTSLVIEVLPLSVLFMVAFALALLINYPHIDAQRQRIAAHAPAALNQTSIFLAAGIFAGILSGTGMVTAMSGTLLDILPDSWGPYMAPITALISLPGTFFMSNDAFYYGVLPVLAEAAKVYGIDPIEIGRASLVGQPVHLLSPLVASTYLLVGLAGVEFSDHQRYTFKWAFLLCMIFLGSALLLGLYPFYSTAP; translated from the coding sequence ATGCTCTCTATTCTGGGTTATGGCATGATTGTGGTCTTTATGATCCTGATTATGACCAAGAAACTTTCCGCTCTGGTCGCTCTGATACTTATCCCCATTATATTTGCTTTAATCGGCGGGTTCGGGAGTGAAATGGGTGATATGATGATTGATAGATTAAAGAAAGTCGCTCCCACGGCAATTATGGTTATCTTTGCCATTCTTTATTTCAGTACGATGTTTGATACCGGATTATTTGATCCTATAATTCGTTTTTTCCTGCGTATTATTAATGGCGATCCGGTTAAAGCGGTTATGTGTACTGCCGTTCTGGCAGCGATGGTCTCTCTGGATGGTGATGGCTCCACCACCTATATGATCTGCGTCACGGCGATGCTACCTTTGTTCAAGCGTATTCGTCTTGATCCTCTGGCGCTAACCTGCGTTGTGTTTCTCTCAGGCAGTATTACCAACTTATTGCCGTGGGGTGGCCCTGTTGCGCGTGTTGCTGCCTCACTTAAAGTAGAATCCGCTGATGTATTTGTGCCGCTTATCCCTTCCATGCTGTGCGGATTCGTTGGTGTGCTGGTCCTCTCCTGGTATATCGGTATCCGCGAACGCAGCCGACTTGGAAAGCTCAGTATTCAAAATAATCGCCAAAGTCCGGCATTAGAAGAGGATGCAGAAAGCTATCTTCCAGCCATTAATGAGGTAAATGAAGAGCTACGTCGGCCTAAGCTTTTCTGGCTGAATGCCGGATTGACTTTGGTACTTATGACGTCGCTGGTGATTGAAGTATTGCCGCTGTCAGTGCTGTTTATGGTGGCCTTTGCTCTGGCACTGCTAATCAACTATCCCCATATCGATGCGCAGCGTCAGCGTATAGCGGCACATGCCCCGGCAGCGCTGAATCAAACCTCAATTTTCCTGGCTGCAGGCATTTTTGCCGGGATCCTGTCCGGGACTGGCATGGTAACGGCAATGTCCGGTACGCTGCTGGATATACTTCCTGATTCCTGGGGACCCTATATGGCACCGATCACGGCGCTGATTAGCCTTCCGGGAACTTTCTTTATGTCGAATGATGCATTCTATTATGGCGTACTGCCTGTACTTGCAGAAGCGGCCAAAGTTTATGGCATCGATCCAATCGAAATTGGTCGTGCCTCACTGGTGGGGCAGCCCGTTCACCTGCTCAGCCCGCTGGTGGCATCGACTTATTTACTGGTTGGACTGGCTGGGGTTGAGTTCAGTGACCATCAGAGATATACCTTCAAGTGGGCATTTCTGTTGTGCATGATTTTTCTTGGTTCAGCCTTGCTGCTGGGGTTATATCCGTTTTACTCCACGGCGCCATGA
- a CDS encoding GntR family transcriptional regulator gives MKISALTERLSLKIIGLIDAGNIAPGSHLSVPKLAELFDVSRSPVREALVYLEHKGILQQKLNRGFFVKEDYAPQQTDEPAETENSDLPEYYQLAEDWLQDNIEAEVTEQFLMKRYNMTKSQLSTVLARGISEGWVERKQGYGWRFLPVAKTKAALEHIFSFRMVIEPMAILEPTFNAPQDKIDEIRRELEMLLESGIERLSPKQLQLAGYRFHETVISFSNNPFFEISLRNVNRMRKLMDYRIMDDRSRYYAEVKDHMRILAMIEAGQRIEASYTMKQHLSVALENKKMRRISAEA, from the coding sequence ATGAAGATTAGCGCCCTGACAGAACGGCTTTCGCTAAAAATTATTGGTTTGATTGATGCCGGTAATATCGCGCCAGGCTCACACCTGAGCGTGCCAAAACTTGCAGAACTCTTCGATGTGTCACGTTCGCCAGTGCGTGAAGCGCTGGTTTATCTTGAGCATAAAGGTATTCTGCAACAAAAGCTCAATCGGGGCTTTTTTGTCAAAGAAGATTACGCTCCCCAGCAGACCGATGAGCCGGCAGAGACAGAAAACAGCGATCTGCCTGAATATTATCAGCTTGCAGAAGACTGGCTGCAGGACAATATCGAAGCTGAGGTCACTGAGCAGTTTTTGATGAAACGCTATAATATGACCAAGAGTCAGCTATCAACCGTACTGGCACGCGGAATAAGTGAAGGCTGGGTAGAACGGAAGCAGGGATATGGCTGGCGCTTCCTGCCAGTGGCCAAAACCAAAGCTGCACTTGAGCATATTTTCAGCTTTCGTATGGTGATTGAACCTATGGCTATTCTTGAGCCGACCTTCAATGCGCCGCAGGATAAAATTGACGAAATTCGTCGTGAACTGGAAATGTTGCTTGAGAGCGGTATTGAACGTCTGTCACCAAAGCAGCTCCAGTTAGCCGGTTACCGCTTTCACGAAACAGTTATCAGCTTCTCCAATAACCCTTTCTTTGAAATCTCGCTACGTAACGTCAACCGCATGCGAAAACTGATGGATTACCGCATCATGGATGACCGGAGTCGTTACTATGCCGAGGTGAAAGATCATATGCGTATACTGGCGATGATAGAGGCAGGCCAACGGATTGAAGCATCTTATACGATGAAGCAGCATCTCTCCGTGGCGCTGGAGAATAAAAAAATGCGCCGTATCAGCGCAGAAGCTTAA
- a CDS encoding winged helix-turn-helix transcriptional regulator, with amino-acid sequence MATDIPALLAEINSTRPILGQVANKWSVLILTVLCTQPARFNAIKRRLDPITHKALTEALRRLERNGLVSRRVIASSPVAVEYAITPLGRTLQEPFVALVSWARQYGVAMEEAQVDYDDRRAADESV; translated from the coding sequence ATGGCGACCGATATCCCGGCCCTGCTGGCAGAGATCAACAGTACCCGCCCCATCCTGGGACAGGTGGCAAACAAATGGTCCGTATTGATCCTGACCGTGCTGTGCACCCAACCCGCGCGCTTTAACGCCATCAAGCGCAGGCTTGATCCGATCACGCATAAGGCCCTGACGGAGGCACTGCGCCGACTTGAACGCAACGGTCTGGTCAGCCGTCGTGTCATCGCATCGTCACCAGTGGCGGTCGAGTATGCCATCACGCCGCTGGGTCGGACCTTGCAGGAACCTTTTGTGGCTCTGGTGAGCTGGGCCAGGCAATATGGTGTGGCTATGGAGGAGGCCCAAGTGGATTACGACGATCGGCGCGCTGCCGATGAGTCCGTATAA
- a CDS encoding SDR family NAD(P)-dependent oxidoreductase — protein sequence MLKLEGKIALVTGGGSGIGLAVARRFVQEGAHVFITGRREAQLAEAVTLIGGRVEAIAGDLTSTSDLARLFETIHARTGRLDILVNSSGVAEHASLEETTEEHIDRAFGLNVHAMVFTVQHAARQMGEGGVIVLIGSIAGGMANPGYGAYSASKAAVRSYARTWNTELAPRGIRVNTLSPGPTDTPMFDQASDEVRQTLSAQIPARRLGNPDEVAAAALFLASDESTYISGAELVIDGGMSA from the coding sequence ATGTTGAAACTTGAAGGAAAGATCGCCCTGGTGACCGGCGGCGGCAGCGGTATCGGCCTTGCGGTCGCACGCCGCTTTGTGCAGGAAGGCGCCCATGTTTTCATTACCGGTCGACGCGAAGCGCAGCTGGCCGAGGCGGTTACGCTTATTGGCGGACGGGTCGAGGCGATAGCGGGCGACCTCACCAGCACCAGCGACCTCGCCCGCCTGTTTGAGACTATCCATGCCAGGACCGGCCGCCTGGACATCCTTGTGAACTCCTCAGGCGTGGCCGAGCATGCGAGCCTGGAAGAGACCACTGAGGAGCATATCGACCGTGCCTTCGGCCTGAACGTGCACGCGATGGTGTTCACGGTGCAGCACGCGGCCCGGCAGATGGGCGAGGGCGGCGTCATCGTGTTGATCGGCTCGATTGCGGGTGGAATGGCCAATCCTGGCTATGGCGCCTATTCCGCCAGCAAGGCCGCGGTACGCTCGTATGCCCGCACCTGGAACACCGAGCTGGCACCGCGCGGCATCAGGGTCAACACGCTGAGTCCCGGACCCACTGATACGCCGATGTTCGACCAGGCCAGCGACGAAGTCAGGCAGACGCTGAGCGCGCAGATACCGGCCAGGCGGCTGGGAAACCCCGATGAAGTGGCGGCTGCGGCCTTGTTCCTTGCCTCGGACGAAAGCACTTACATCAGCGGCGCCGAACTGGTCATTGATGGCGGCATGTCTGCCTGA
- a CDS encoding NAD-dependent epimerase/dehydratase family protein: MNDKHILLVGAGGVVGFAAHDSFHKAGWQITTLGRSPHSPHPSPHISADLTSSEDLNQHREAFETVTHIFYAALRQDPNPGVEADINALMFENLIGSVRSSGKSLKHIIFIQGGKVYGAHLGVYRTPAREEDSRHFPPNLYFRHEDYARSIGDEGIGWTALRPDIVIGHSFGSPMNLGNLIGVYGTICRETGTALHFPGPDEAYRNTLVNITDGRILGQSAVWAAENAKFGAFNITNGDVFRWCHVWPKLADWFGVPVGEAQPVSLSERLSALKPLWSSFADKAQLKEKDIDKLALGGFGDFIFHVEKDAIFDVTKARREGFDAMIMRSDDVLIAHLEAMRSSKLIP, from the coding sequence ATGAACGATAAGCACATATTGCTGGTCGGTGCAGGCGGCGTAGTGGGATTTGCCGCTCATGATTCCTTCCATAAAGCGGGCTGGCAAATCACTACCCTTGGGCGTTCGCCGCACAGTCCTCACCCCTCTCCTCATATCAGCGCCGACCTGACCTCTTCAGAGGATCTTAATCAGCACCGCGAAGCGTTTGAAACAGTGACGCATATCTTTTACGCGGCATTGCGTCAGGATCCCAATCCGGGCGTGGAAGCGGATATCAATGCGCTTATGTTCGAAAACCTGATCGGCTCGGTTCGCTCTTCAGGCAAGTCGCTAAAACATATTATCTTTATTCAGGGCGGGAAAGTTTATGGCGCTCATCTGGGCGTTTACCGCACCCCAGCGCGGGAAGAGGACAGCCGTCATTTTCCGCCGAACCTCTATTTCCGGCATGAGGACTATGCGAGAAGTATTGGCGATGAAGGCATCGGCTGGACTGCGCTGCGCCCGGATATCGTCATCGGCCACTCATTTGGATCGCCCATGAACCTGGGAAATCTGATCGGCGTGTACGGTACGATTTGCCGTGAAACAGGAACCGCTCTGCATTTCCCCGGCCCGGATGAAGCTTATCGCAATACCCTGGTGAATATCACTGACGGTCGCATCCTTGGTCAGAGCGCGGTCTGGGCTGCCGAAAATGCCAAATTCGGCGCGTTCAATATCACCAATGGCGACGTGTTTCGCTGGTGTCACGTCTGGCCGAAACTGGCTGACTGGTTCGGTGTACCGGTCGGCGAGGCGCAGCCTGTCTCGCTTAGCGAACGTCTCAGCGCGCTTAAGCCTCTCTGGTCATCCTTCGCCGATAAGGCGCAACTGAAAGAGAAGGATATCGACAAGCTGGCGCTGGGCGGATTTGGTGACTTTATCTTCCATGTTGAGAAAGATGCCATATTTGACGTCACCAAAGCGCGCCGGGAAGGGTTTGACGCCATGATCATGCGCTCCGATGACGTGTTGATTGCGCATCTGGAAGCCATGCGAAGCAGCAAACTGATTCCCTGA
- a CDS encoding LysR family transcriptional regulator: MAAGNPLQLGSIEQFCRAAETGSFTGAAEILGLTPAAVSRSISRLEQRLGVRLFLRTTRAVKLTTEGELYWKECHLALEQIAEAERAITGSQTVPSGPLRISVSAAYGTFRLLPLMPRFTEFYPQIDIEISISDKIIDFVEEGFDLAIRLGIPQDSRLVAFKLEDASLGVFGTPTYLAKKGEPYRIDDLNQHDCIQYISPNTGRPLQWLFTDESGTSVEKQITSRMRVLNDALGAVAWVNAGGGLYQTYRFAVGEALRRGDLVEVLQKYGGRSRPFSILYPQNRHLSARVRAFVEFLRSAVKS; the protein is encoded by the coding sequence ATGGCAGCGGGAAACCCACTTCAGCTTGGCAGCATTGAACAGTTTTGTAGAGCAGCGGAGACTGGCAGCTTCACCGGTGCGGCTGAGATCCTCGGTTTGACGCCGGCCGCAGTCAGTCGGTCAATCAGTCGGCTCGAGCAGCGCCTTGGAGTACGTCTTTTTTTGCGGACCACCCGCGCCGTCAAGCTTACAACTGAGGGCGAGCTTTACTGGAAAGAGTGTCATCTGGCGCTTGAGCAGATCGCCGAGGCTGAGCGAGCGATCACCGGTTCACAAACCGTCCCTAGCGGACCGCTACGCATCAGCGTCAGTGCGGCTTACGGAACGTTTCGCCTTTTACCCTTAATGCCCCGGTTCACTGAGTTTTATCCGCAGATCGATATCGAGATCAGTATTTCGGACAAAATAATCGACTTTGTTGAAGAGGGCTTCGATCTGGCAATCAGGCTGGGCATTCCGCAAGATTCGCGACTGGTCGCCTTTAAGCTTGAGGACGCCTCGCTTGGGGTATTCGGCACGCCGACATACCTTGCAAAAAAAGGTGAACCCTACCGTATTGATGACCTCAATCAACACGATTGCATCCAGTACATATCACCGAATACAGGGCGCCCGCTGCAGTGGCTGTTCACCGATGAATCAGGTACTTCAGTCGAGAAACAGATAACGAGCCGGATGCGTGTACTTAATGATGCGTTAGGGGCTGTCGCCTGGGTTAACGCGGGCGGAGGCCTTTATCAAACCTATCGCTTTGCAGTGGGAGAGGCTTTAAGGCGTGGAGACCTTGTAGAGGTCCTGCAAAAATATGGCGGCCGCTCTCGCCCGTTTTCGATTCTCTACCCCCAGAATCGTCATCTGTCGGCGCGAGTACGCGCATTTGTAGAGTTCCTGCGCTCAGCAGTGAAATCCTGA
- a CDS encoding glutathione S-transferase family protein has product MTSKLNVFTSPSAFPNPQRLRLFMHEKGIADQFQETVYDMTPVGEQRGWRHLKMNAWGETPTLELADGSYISETAAVVRFLDQSYPGRKIMGDTPLEQGLDNMWDNRIWVHILYRIVTAFHVLHTGLGFKLELTKNEAWGEHCRKEALAHAALVNKHLSDGRQWLLGGDEPTFSDITLATAIAFSKFPVNATPLDERFEFLDAYWQRWQQRPGFQAAYADRSSGIPELDNKA; this is encoded by the coding sequence ATGACTAGCAAACTGAACGTTTTCACTTCGCCTTCGGCTTTCCCTAACCCACAGCGCCTGCGCCTGTTCATGCATGAAAAGGGGATCGCTGATCAGTTCCAGGAGACTGTTTACGATATGACGCCGGTTGGCGAACAGCGTGGATGGCGTCACCTGAAAATGAATGCCTGGGGTGAGACGCCGACCCTCGAGCTTGCTGACGGTAGCTACATCTCCGAAACTGCAGCCGTCGTCCGTTTCCTGGACCAGTCCTATCCTGGCCGCAAGATCATGGGGGATACGCCGCTGGAGCAGGGCCTGGACAACATGTGGGATAACCGCATCTGGGTTCACATCCTGTATCGAATCGTCACGGCTTTCCACGTTCTGCATACCGGTCTCGGTTTCAAGCTCGAACTGACGAAGAACGAAGCCTGGGGCGAACACTGCCGCAAAGAAGCGTTGGCCCATGCTGCCCTGGTCAACAAACATCTTTCGGACGGACGCCAATGGCTGCTGGGGGGCGACGAGCCTACTTTCTCCGACATCACGCTGGCAACCGCGATCGCCTTCTCGAAGTTCCCGGTGAATGCTACGCCGCTGGACGAACGTTTCGAGTTCCTTGACGCATACTGGCAGCGCTGGCAGCAGCGCCCAGGTTTCCAGGCTGCCTATGCAGATCGTAGCAGCGGTATCCCTGAGCTCGATAACAAGGCGTGA
- the ychF gene encoding redox-regulated ATPase YchF — MGFKCGIVGLPNVGKSTLFNALTKAGIEAANFPFCTIEPNTGVVPMPDSRLDKLAEIVKPQRILPTTMEFVDIAGLVKGASKGEGLGNQFLTNIRETEAIGHVVRCFENDNIIHVNNKVDPADDIEVINTELALSDLDTCERALQRVQKRAKGGDKDAKAEQAALEKCLPHLSEAGMLRSLDLSDDEKAAIRYLSFLTLKPTMYIANVNEDGFENNPYLDKVREIAAKEGSVVVPVCAAVESDIAELEDADREEFMAELGIEEPGLNRVIRAGYSLLNLQTYFTAGVKEVRAWTIPVGATAPQAAGKIHTDFEKGFIRAQTIGYEDYITYKGEQGAKEAGKMRSEGKEYVVKDGDVMNFLFNV; from the coding sequence ATGGGATTCAAATGCGGTATTGTGGGCCTGCCAAACGTCGGGAAATCAACCCTGTTCAATGCGTTAACCAAAGCGGGCATCGAAGCAGCTAACTTCCCGTTCTGTACCATTGAGCCCAATACCGGCGTGGTGCCAATGCCTGATTCCCGTCTGGACAAGCTGGCGGAAATCGTGAAGCCACAGCGCATCCTGCCAACCACGATGGAATTTGTGGATATCGCGGGCCTGGTTAAAGGCGCATCCAAAGGTGAAGGCCTGGGTAACCAGTTCCTGACCAACATCCGTGAAACCGAAGCTATCGGCCACGTTGTCCGCTGTTTTGAAAACGACAACATCATCCACGTGAACAACAAAGTGGATCCGGCGGACGACATTGAAGTGATCAACACCGAGCTGGCGCTTTCCGATCTGGATACCTGCGAACGTGCGCTGCAGCGCGTGCAGAAGCGTGCGAAAGGCGGCGATAAAGATGCTAAAGCCGAACAGGCTGCGCTGGAGAAGTGCCTGCCGCACCTTTCCGAAGCTGGCATGCTGCGTTCGCTGGATCTCAGCGATGATGAGAAAGCGGCCATTCGCTATCTGAGCTTCCTGACGCTGAAGCCAACCATGTATATCGCCAACGTTAACGAAGACGGCTTCGAGAACAACCCGTATCTGGACAAAGTTCGTGAGATCGCTGCCAAAGAGGGTTCTGTCGTGGTGCCAGTCTGCGCTGCGGTTGAATCTGATATTGCCGAGCTGGAAGATGCCGACCGTGAAGAGTTCATGGCGGAGCTGGGTATTGAAGAGCCAGGTCTGAACCGCGTTATCCGCGCGGGCTACTCGCTGCTGAATCTGCAAACTTACTTTACCGCTGGCGTGAAAGAAGTTCGTGCATGGACCATTCCGGTTGGCGCAACTGCCCCGCAGGCTGCCGGTAAAATCCACACCGACTTCGAGAAAGGCTTTATCCGCGCCCAGACCATCGGCTATGAAGACTACATCACCTATAAGGGCGAGCAAGGCGCGAAAGAAGCCGGCAAAATGCGCTCTGAGGGTAAAGAGTATGTCGTTAAGGATGGCGACGTGATGAACTTCCTGTTCAACGTCTGA
- a CDS encoding SulP family inorganic anion transporter encodes MFNLSNLRAADVKNDVLAGAVVSVALIPEATAFSLLAGLSPTIGLHTAFMLGLVTALFGGKPGMISGAAGSIVVVLVSLIQTHGYEYVLLATIFAGLIQLAIGVFRLGKFIRLVPQPAIYGFVNGLAIVIALAQIPMIKNQGPVMYALVALAMLIVWLSPKLTKAIPGSLAALIAISAIAIGFGLDTKRVGDLADISGTLPMFHLPAAPLSWETLKVVLPYSVIIALVGLIESLLTLAVLDEMGSKKGDGNKECVAQGIGNTICGFFGSFAGCAMIGQSIINFTSGGRGRISNLVGAVLLILFVVSLSKYIALLPVAALAGIMFVVCINTFEWSSIRRLKRMPKPDAVIMVAVTIVTIYTDLAMAVIFGVIISALVFAWQHARISILSQQEAEGEKTIRLEGPLFFGSAACFQELFHPERDPQNVVIDFARTRVMDSSGVEAIDKLTARYLAAEKSVRLRHLSEDCISLLKQAGPFCSHELDDPDYKVAADKG; translated from the coding sequence ATGTTTAATCTGAGCAACCTCAGGGCTGCCGACGTCAAAAACGACGTGCTGGCTGGCGCTGTTGTCTCTGTGGCCCTGATCCCGGAAGCTACTGCCTTCTCTCTGCTGGCGGGGCTCTCGCCCACTATTGGGCTGCACACGGCGTTTATGCTGGGTCTGGTCACCGCACTGTTTGGCGGCAAGCCAGGCATGATCTCCGGAGCGGCTGGCTCAATCGTGGTGGTGCTGGTCAGCCTGATTCAGACGCATGGCTATGAATATGTGCTGCTGGCAACGATTTTTGCCGGGCTGATCCAGCTGGCGATTGGCGTGTTCCGGCTGGGTAAATTTATCCGTCTGGTGCCGCAACCGGCTATTTATGGTTTTGTGAACGGCCTGGCTATTGTTATTGCGCTGGCACAAATCCCGATGATCAAAAATCAGGGGCCGGTGATGTATGCGCTGGTGGCGCTGGCGATGCTGATCGTCTGGCTGTCCCCTAAACTGACCAAAGCGATCCCCGGCTCGCTGGCAGCGCTGATCGCTATCAGCGCCATCGCTATCGGTTTTGGGCTGGATACCAAACGCGTGGGCGACCTGGCGGATATCTCCGGCACGCTGCCGATGTTTCATCTTCCCGCCGCGCCGCTCAGCTGGGAAACGCTGAAAGTGGTGCTGCCTTATTCGGTGATTATCGCGCTGGTGGGATTGATAGAGTCCCTGCTAACGCTCGCCGTGCTTGATGAGATGGGCAGCAAGAAGGGCGATGGCAACAAAGAGTGTGTGGCGCAGGGGATTGGCAACACTATCTGCGGTTTCTTCGGCAGCTTTGCGGGCTGTGCGATGATTGGTCAGTCGATCATCAACTTCACCTCGGGCGGCAGAGGACGCATCTCAAATCTGGTCGGTGCCGTGCTGCTGATCCTGTTTGTGGTCAGCCTCTCTAAATATATCGCTTTGCTGCCGGTTGCGGCGCTGGCGGGCATTATGTTTGTGGTCTGCATCAATACCTTTGAATGGAGCTCTATCAGGCGCCTGAAGCGGATGCCTAAGCCGGATGCAGTCATTATGGTGGCGGTAACGATTGTCACTATCTATACCGATCTGGCGATGGCGGTTATTTTCGGCGTGATCATTTCGGCGCTGGTCTTTGCCTGGCAGCACGCGCGTATCAGCATCCTTTCGCAGCAGGAAGCGGAGGGGGAGAAAACGATCCGTCTGGAAGGGCCGTTATTCTTCGGCTCCGCGGCCTGTTTCCAGGAGCTGTTTCATCCGGAGAGAGACCCGCAAAATGTGGTGATCGATTTTGCCCGGACGCGCGTGATGGACTCCAGCGGCGTCGAGGCGATTGATAAGCTGACCGCCCGTTACCTGGCGGCTGAAAAGAGCGTGCGGTTACGCCACCTCAGCGAAGACTGTATCAGTCTGTTAAAGCAGGCCGGCCCGTTCTGCAGCCATGAGCTGGATGATCCCGATTATAAAGTTGCTGCCGATAAGGGGTAA